The Blautia luti nucleotide sequence TTCCATGTCTGCCCGTACATAAAGTTCATGGCCGGAGAGAAGAAGCTCCAGACGGATCTGCCTGCTGGAACAGATTCCCTCGAAAGTAGCAGCAGTCTGGGTAATGGTATCATTAATGTTGAAACGATGGAGATGCATCATCCGTTTCTTAATATCCAGTTCATTTAAGGTCAGGAGACTGCGGGTGAGTTTTTCCAGACGCTCGGATTCAAAGGCAATGATCTTTAAATATCGTTCCTGCATTTCCACAGGGATCGTGCCGTCCAGCATGGCGGTGACATATCCCTTGATGGAGGTAAGAGGGGAGCGGAAATCATGGGAAACATTGGCAATGAACTTCCGCTGGTATTCGCCGTTCTGGTTCAATTTGTCAGCCATGTAGTTCAAGGTTTTGGCCAGATAACCCAGTTCATCGTCTGAGTTTACCTCGATCATGTACTCGAGGTTTCCGCTGGCGTATTCGGATGCCCCCTTGATGATCTTTGTCAGAGGTCTTCGTATGTAATGGCTGTAGACCCACAGCAGAAAACTGGTTGCTGCGTAACAGATCAGAAAGATGACCTGCATGATGAACAGGATACTGCTTCTGTGGTTGTACAGATCGTGCATATCATAATGCATGGTTACATATCCCAGGACGCCCTGATCGGAAGTGACGGGAGTCAGTACGCTTAGATGATCACAGGAAAAATGGTCATAAAAGCGTCCGATCTGGTAGTGAGAGGGACTCCAGGCAGAAGCAGTGAAATTCTCCGGAAGTATGGAATCTCCCGGTTCAACTCCCAAACTGGAACTGAACACAAGCTGTCCTTGAGTATCGGTGATCCAGAGTACGGAATCATGAAGTTCCGTAAAGCCGGAAATTTCTTCCAAAATATGGCTGCCTTCTGGATCAGAAAGCTGTTCTTTGAGCAGATCACTGGAAGCAATACTGCAGACGTCCTCATACAGGGTGGTACTTTGTGCACTTTCGAAGTATTTTTCCACCATATAGGAGCCGCCAAGTGTGATGAGGAAAAAACCGAAAATTCCGATGCAGATATAGAACGTCAGAAACCTGCTGGAAAGATGATGCTGTTTCATGGATTTTTAACCTCAAATTTATAGCCGATCCCCCATACAGTGGCGATGGACCAGGATGGATTATCCTTGATCTTTTCACGGAGACGTTTGATATGAACGTCTACAGTACGGGTGTCGCCGATGTATTCATAGCCCCAGATGTGATCCAGAAGCTGTTCACGGGTAAACACCTGATTGGGAGAAGATGCCAGGAAGTAGAGAAGTTCCAGTTCCTTGGGTGGCATGTCTACCTGTCTGTCCATATAGGTGACTGCGTAGTTGGTCAGATTAATGGTCAGATCAGGATAGCTGACACATTTTTCATTGGAAGAAACAGTCGGCTGTTTTACCTGGAAACGGCGGAGGACAGCACGGACACGTGCCACCAGTTCTTTGGAATCAAATGGCTTGATCATATAATCGTCTGCGCCCAGTTCCAGTCCCAGAACTTTGTCGAAGGTTTCTCCTTTGGCAGAGAGCATGATGATGGGAACATCGGAAGTATGGCGGATCTCACGGCAGACCTGATAGCCGTCGATACCTGGAAGCATCAGATCCAGGATGATCAGATCCGGATGGAAGCGGACAAATTCTTTCAGCGCTTCCTCTCCATCATTTACGATCTTTGTCTCGAAACATTCTTTCGTCAGATACAGGGCGATCAGCTCTGCGATATTATTATCATCATCTACGATCAGGATTTTCTGTTTGGAAACCATAAAAACCCCTCCTTTTTATTTTTTGAATTCTACGATAGTTACGCCGGCGTCGCCTTCACCGAATTCTCCAAGGCGGAAGGAGGCGACATGCTTCTGGCGTTTCAGATAGTTATGAACACCCTTTCGAAGTGCACCGGTACCTTTTCCGTGTACAATACGTACGGATTTCAGATGGGCGATGTAGGCGTCATCCAGGTATTTATCAAGCTCTGCAACTGCTTCGTCTACAGTTTTACCCAGAAGGTTGATCTCTGTGGATACATGGGCGGATTTGGACATACGGATCTTACCGGCACCTGTACGCTGCATGGTAGGTGTGGTGATTTCTGCTTCATCGATCAGTTCCAGATCGGAAATGTGGACTTTGGAACGGATGATTCCCATCTGTACAAACAGGTAGCCCTTATTGTCCGGACGACTGCTTACAGTACCTTTCAGGTTCATGCTGAGAACCTTGACTGCATCACCAAGGGAAAGGTCTTTGGCAGTAAGTTCTTTCTTTGGCTTCTGAGCGGCAGTTTTCTGAGTCATGCCTTTTTCTGCCTTATTCATGCGTTTGCGCAGATCCTGGCGTTCTTTTTCCACAGCAGCCAGATCCACGTGATCTTTCTGGAACTTATGGAACATTTTCATGGTCTTGTCCGCATATTCCTTGGCTTCCCGGAGAACTGCATGAGCCTCTTCGTTGGCCTGACGGATGATGCGGTCACGCTGCTCGTTCAGTTTCTCCTGCTTGGATTCCATTTCAGATTTCAGGGAAGCGACTTCTTTTTTATACTGTTCGATCTCGCGGCGTTCATTCTCGATGGTCACACGGCTGCTTTCCAGAGAACTGAGGACATCTTCGAAGGATTCATCCTGCTCGCTGATCTGTTCTTTTGCCTTATTGATGATATAGTCCGGAAGACCAAGCTTGGAAGAAATAGCGAATGCATTACTTTTTCCAGGGACACCGATCAGCAGGCGATAGGTCGGACGGAGCGTTTCCACATCAAACTCACAGCAGGCATTTTCCACGCCGGGAGTGGAGAGTGCGTATACTTTCAGTTCACTGTAATGGGTGGTTGCCATGGTGCGGATTCCCTGCTCATGAAGATGGGAAAGGATCGCAATGGCAAGAGCAGCACCCTCTGTCGGGTCTGTACCTGCGCCAAGCTCATCGAACAGGACGAGAGAGTGGCGGTTGGCTTTTCTGAGAAAAGAAACCACGTTTGTCATATGTGAGGAGAAAGTACTTAAGGACTGCTCGATACTCTGCTCATCACCGATATCTGCATAAACTTCCTCAAACAGTGCAAGTTCTGAGCGGTCCAGTGTGGGAATATGAAGTCCAGACTGACCCATAAGAGTGAGAAGTCCGACAGTCTTTAAGGATACGGTCTTACCACCGGTATTCGGTCCGGTAACAACAAGCAGGTCGAAATCATCACCGAGACGGATATCGATGGGAACTGCTTTCTTCTTATCAATGAGCGGGTGGCGTGCCTGTTTCAGACGGATACGTCCTTCGTCATTGAAAATTGGTTCTGTTGCATTCATGTCCATAGCGAGGGAGGCTCTGGCGAAAATGACGTCAAGCTGTACCATGATATCAAGGTCTGCGCGGATGGAGTCGGTCTGTTCTGCGGTCATCTGGCTCAGGTTGGAGAGGATCACTTCGATCTCTTTCTGTTCTTCCAGTTCCAGTTCACGGATGTCGTTGTTTAATTTTACGATGGCCATTGGTTCGATGAATAAAGTAGAACCTGTGGAGGACTGGTCATGTACCATACCTGGAACCTGACCTTTGTATTCTGCCTTGACCGGGATACAGTAACGTCCGTTTCTCATGGTGATAACGGAATCCTGCAGATAATTGCGGGCGCTTCCGTTTACGAGAGAAGAGAGCTGGGTGTGGATCCTGTCTCCGGCGATCTTCATGTTTCTTCGGATCTGTCGGAGATTGCTGCTAGCATCATCGCTGATCTCATCTTCTGAGAGGATACATCTGCGGATTTCTGTTGTAAGAGGAGTCAGTGGCTCCAGTGCTTCAAACATTCCATCCAGAGAGTCCACAAGAGAATCACCGCGCTCGCTTCTGGAATACGCTTTCACACGGTTGGTATTCTCTAGCAGGCTGCAGATGGCAAGCAGTTCACCGATCCCGAGAGAACTTCCGATTTCCAGACGCTTCAGAGAACCACGCACATCCTTCACACTTCCGAAAGAAATGTTCCCTTTCTGGAAGAGACGGGTGAGTGCATCTTTCGTCTGAGTCTGCATATGACGGATCTCATCAATATCTGTAGACGGTTCAGTCTTTTTGCAGATTTCCTTTCCCATGGAAGAAGAAGCCTTGTCTGTCAGCATATTGATGATCTTATAGTATTCAAGTGCTTTATATGCTTTCTGATTCATTGTTGATTTAAGTCTCCTGATATTACTTTTAATATTTATGATACCGGAAAAAAGAGCTGACCTGTTTCCCGGTGTAACTGTAATAGTGGGAGTATTTCAGCAGAAAAAAATCGGGTATGGCTGAAATACCTTTCTTATTATATATGATTTTGGGTGTTATGAAAAGCGAAAATTTAATACTTGTGTATCATACAGCGGTATGCTAGAATGCGAAATATATAGACAAAACAAAAGATTGAAAGAGCGGACAAAAGTGTATTTAAGAAAGAAGAGTGAGGATCATGGACTTAAAGGAAAAAATCAGCAGGGTAATGAAGCAGTCGATCAGTGATTCGGAGGTCATGGGAGTGAATCTTCTGGTTGAGAAAGACGGAAGAGAACTTATTTATTGTGAAGAGGGACTGGCTGACAGAGAGGCTCATAAACCAATCCGCAGAGATACGATCTTTCGGCTTTATTCCCAGACAAAACCGATAACAGCGGCCTGCGCAATGATATTAATGGAGAGAGGGCTTCTGGACCCGGGAACCCCTGTTTCAGAATATCTGCCTGCGTATTCTGATATGAAGGTAGAGAAAAACGGGGAAATCTGTGCAGCGGAGATTCCTGTCAGGATTCATGATCTTCTGCGAATGACATCAGGACTGGTCTATCCGGATGAATGTACAGAACCCGGAAAAGCTACAGACAGAGTGTATAAGGAAGCATGTGACAGATTACATACAGATCATCCGATGACAACCAGAGAGCTGGCAGATCGTCTTGCGAAATGTCCTCTGGCTTTTGAACCGGGATCAGGATGGAGATATGGAACATCGGCAGATGTTCTGGGAGCAGTGATCGAAGTTATTTCCGGGAAAAAGCTGTCTGAATTTATGCAGGAAGAAATTTTTGAACCATTGGGAATGAGCGATACTGCATTCTGGTTACCGAAAGAAAAACAGTCTCGCCTTGCGAAAGCTTATGAAACAGTATGTGATGAAAATGGAAACAGAAGTATGAAACTTTATACAGGAGACAATCTGGCAGTAAGAAATGATATGGCAGAGCCGCCTGCGTATGAAGCCGGCGGAGCAGGGCTTACCTCTACTTTGGACGACTATATGAAATTTGCCAGAATGCTCAGACAGAATGGTACTTGGGGGGACAGGCAGATCCTGAAGCCGGAAACTGTGCATTATATGCGTAACGGACAGCTGTTACCGAAACAGCAGCAGGATATGGATAAATGGCTTGGCCTGGAAGGCTATAGCTATGGAAATTTGATGCGTGTTTGCAGGAATCCGTCGCAGGCAGTGATGCTGACCAGAGAGGGAGAGTATGGCTGGGACGGCTGGCTTGGCATGTATTTTGCCAATTTCCCCAAGGAAGACATGACCATTCTCATGGGTATGCAAAAAAAAGATGCAGGAACCTTTCCTCTGACCAGAAAACTGCGAAATGTAGTTATCAGTGAATATCTGAGGTGAATTTGCTGCAAAGCAGAAAATACAGACACCTGCTTCCGGGATTACTTTTTCCCGGAAGCAGGTTTTTTTTGTAATTGTGAATCATACATACTTCGGAATTCTGTGGGAGTGCACAGGTTTAATTGTTTGAACATCCGTAAAAAGGCGGACAGGCTGGAAAAGCCTGATTGTGCTGCCACTTCGGTAACAGCAAGCTCCGGATCCAGCAAAAGAGATTTTGCGTATTCAATTCTTTTCTGGTTCAGAAATTTGTAGAAGGAGGAATTAGTATATTGTTTAAAAAGGCGGGCAAAGTGATATTTGCTGAACCCTGCCAGACTGGCAACCTCCTCCAGAGTAAGGTTTTCAGAAAAGTGGTTGCTGATATAGTCGGTGATAAACAGAAATTTCTCCATATATTCTTTCTGATGGTGAATATCACGGTCTCCGTCCTGCTGATGAAAAGCTTTGTGATTTCTGCCAATATCCACAAGGATTTCCAGGAATTTTGCAATGATGGAAATCTCAGAATAGGTGGTAAAATTCATATATTCATCCTTGATTTCCAACATAAGACTGTGGATGTGTTCATAGATCTGTGGATATTCTTCCTTGGTGATCAGAATGGCGGGACTGAGGAGTGGTGTGATCAGATCTAGTTCTTTTAGCTTGATGTGGCTCAGGCCGGGCTGAAAAATAATCCTTTCTCCTGTAGCCGGAGCAAAGAGCTCGTGAAGCATACAGGGACATATAACAAGAATTTCTCCTTCTTTGATATGATAATCGTTATGACCGCAGACAACCCGGTAGTCATTAATAACAGGCATGATTACTTCGAATGAGGGATGCCAGTGAGGCGGATAGTTTTCGGCTTCCTCATTGTAATAAAGACAGATCTGGGTATCTGCTTTGTAATCAACGGTTTCATGAATTCCCTGTAAATTATGGATCATATGGACTCCTTTCACACCTAATTATTGCTTTTGATAGCAAATGTTGCTTTTTAATGTTTGTGTATATAATGTATCAAAAACATGTGTAAATGGCAATATATAACATTGAAAAAATTAAAATAATAAAAACATATGTCAAAATACACAAAAAAGAATATAAAAATCTATTAAAATTGACATATTGAAGAAAATAGTAGAAGATAAATAGCAAGAATTGATAGTAACATGACAAGAATTATGGAGCCAATCACAGGACATTCTGATATAGTAGAACCATCAAGAAACGAGGTAATAAATCAAAAGGAGGATTAAAAAAATGAACAAGAAAAGATTACTTTCAGTATTACTTTCAGCAGCTATGGTAGCGGGAACCATGGCAGTAGCAGTGCCTGCATATGCAGATGACACAGAGGAAATCACATGGATGTTCTGGGATGACCTGGAAGCTACAGAGGATCTGGTTTCCAAAGGATACAAAGATGTTATTGATCGCTTCAATACAGAATATGAAGGGAAATATCATGTAACACCGATCACAACAAATCTGGAAGAATATGACGGAAAATTAAATGCCCTGATCGCAGCAGGACAGACACCGGATGTATACATTTGTAACCCGGGACCCAACATGGATGTATATGTAAATGCAGGAGCAGCAGCAGACCTGACAGATATTCTTGAGAATCAGGAAAAAGACTGGTACGCAACATTTACAGATGGAATCTTTGACAGACTGACTTATGATGGAAAGATTATGGCAGTTCCTACAAACTTCGCAGCTGCCTGTGTATACTATAACACAGAGCTTTTTGAGAAGGCCGGAGTGGAAGTTCCGACTACATATGATGAACTGATCGATGTATGTAAGAAACTGCAGGATGCTGGTATTACACCAATCTCCTGTTCCGCAGGAACTGCATGGTGCTTGTCAATGATCGCAGGTTATCTTTGTGACCGTTCAGGTGTAGATCTTCAGGCAATCGCAGATCATACAGCAAACTGGACAGACGATAACTGTATTGCTGCAGGTGAGAAATTAAAAGAGTTATCTCAGTATTTCCAGGAAACAGCAGCTGGTGACTCCAATGATCAGGCTACAGCAAACTTCTACAATGGAGATGCAGCAATGCTGGTACAGGGATCATGGGCTATGGCTCAGATCAATGGCAATAATCCTGATTTCCAGAGCAAATGCGGTGTATTCCAGTTCCCTGAAATCGAAGGAGCGAATGATCCGAACCGTATGATCGTTAAAACAGACAACTTACTGATGAGCTCTACAACAGAGCATCAGGATGCAGCAATTGCACTGATGAAGATGTTTACAGATGAAGAAGCACAGAAATATACAGCAGAAATAGGAGGAAAATTCCCGATCATCAAAGATCTTGACATTGACTATGACAAAGCTCCTGCACAGCTGAAATATGTTCAGGATATTATGGACAAAGCAACTGGTACTTTTGGATTCTACAATGAATCTCTGGCATCTGTAGAAGCAGGTGACTGCTTCGACAATGCAATGGTTGATATATTCCTTGGAAACCAGACTCCGGAAGAAGCCTTCCAGACAGTACAGGATTTCTATGAAGAAAACGTCTGGAAATAATTGTGGATAGATAGTACAGAATTTACATGGCTGCTGCGGAAGAAAAAAGTTCCGCAGCAGTTTTTAAATGGAGGCAATTATGGATAAAATTTTACGTAATAAGAAGGCTATTTTCATATTTATCGCACCGGCACTGATCATGTTTGTCCTGGTACTGGTTATCCCTATGGTGCAGATGGTTTATTATTCTTTATGCGATTATGCGGCATTGACACCGCCCAAATTTACCGGACTTGCAAACTATAAAAAGCTATTTTTTCAAGATTCTACATTTAAAATTGCGTTAAAAAACTCTATTTTCTTTATGATCTTTTCTGCTATCACTCAGCAGGTGATCGGCCTTGGTCTTGCAGTTATGCTTACCAATATTAAGAAAGGCAGAAACCTTTTCAAAAATATTTATTATCTTCCATCCGTTCTTTCCTCAGCAGCCTTAGGTCTTTTATGGGCATTTATGTTTAACCCAAAGATCGGTATCAATAATCTGCTGGCACAGTTCGGAATCAAAGGCCCTCTTTGGCTGATGGATTCCAAAGGTTTTATTGTACTTCCCATGTGGGTCATTGCGTTTGTTGCCTTATGGCAGTATGTTGGACAGAATATGATGCTTTATATGGCTCAGATCACAGGGATTTCCAGAGACATATATGAAGCTTCTTATATAGACGGCGCATCAAAGACACAGTCATTCCGTTACATTACACTTCCGTTGATTAAACCAATGATGGTAACTTCACTTTCATTGAACTGTATCGGTTCTCTTAAATTCTTTGACCTTGTGTATAACATGACTCAGGGTGGACCGAACCACAGAACCGAGGTGCTTGCGACAGAACTTTATGCAGAAGGTTTTAACTATTTTAAATATGGTTATGCCAGTGCGATTTCTGTAGTCTTACTGGTTATGTGTCTGATCGTAACATTATTGGTTAAAAAAGTAATTAAAGTTGAAACTTACGAGGGCTAGGAGGTAACAGAGATGCAGACAAAAAAATCAAGAAAACCGGTAAAGCCTGTTACAGTAATTCTTTATATATTTCTTATTGCACTTGCTGTGATTTATGTGGCTCCGCTGTTATGGATGTTAAGTGTTTCATTAAAAGATAATGCAGGCGTAATGGCAGCTCCATTTGCCCTGCCGGAAGTATTTCATTGGGAAAATTATCAGCAGGCATGGACAATGGGTAAGCTTGGAACTGCACTTGTAAACTCAGTACTGGTCTGTGGGATCACACTTGTAGTCAGTCTGTTTTTTGGAGCAATGGCAGCATTTGCCATTGCAAGAATGCGTTGGAAATTATCAGAAGCAGCACACACATTTTTCCTGATCGGAATGATGGTTCCGGTACATTGTATCCTGATTCCGCTGTTCGTACGTTTTGCAGGGCTGGGATTGACTAACTCAAGAGTAGGTCTGATGATCCCGTATATTACGTTTTCCCTTCCGATGACTATTTTCCTTCTGACAGGATTTTTCAAATCTATGCCTGGAGAATTATTTGAGGCAGCATCCATTGACGGATGTGGAATTTATGGATGCTTTTTCAGAATCGCACTTCCCCTTTGCAGAACAGGATTCTTTGTTTCAGGTCTTATGACATTCGTAGGTAACTGGAATGAGCTGTTGCTGGCTATGGTATTTGTCTCAGATCCGGTAAAGAAAACACTGCCTGTAACACTTACATATTTCGTAGGACCATATGCCACAAACTATGTACAGATGTTCGCAGCAATCATTATCGCAATCGCACCAACCGTTATTGTATACTGCCTGTTCAGTAACCAGATTGTAGAAGGCCTGACTACAGGTGCAGTAAAGGGATGATGCATAAAAACAATGCATAAAATTAGGAGGCTTGTATGAACAGAGACGAGGCAAGAAAAAAAGCACAGGAGCTGGTATCCAGAATGACTCTGGAAGAAAAGGCCAGCCAGTTAAGATATGATGCACCTGCCATAAAAAGACTTGGAATCCCGGCATATAACTGGTGGAATGAGGGACTTCATGGCGTGGCCAGAGCGGGACAGGCAACTGTTTTTCCTCAGGCAATCGGAATGGCTGCTACATTTGACAGAGACTGTGTAGCTGAGATGGCAGATATTGTAGCGACAGAAGGGCGTGCAAAGTATAATGCATATTCCAGCGAAGAGGACAGAGATATCTATAAAGGACTGACATTCTGGTCTCCCAACGTAAATATTTTCCGTGATCCCAGATGGGGCAGAGGGCATGAAACTTATGGAGAAGATCCATATCTGACAAAGGAACTGGGAGTGGCTTTTGTAAAGGCACTTCAGGGTAACGGAGAAACAATGAAAGCGGCGGCATGTGCCAAACATTTTGCAGTACATTCCGGACCTGAGGCAATCCGCCATGAATTTGATGCAAAGGCATCTGCAAAAGATATGGAAGAAACTTATCTGCCGGCATTTGAAAGTCTGGTGGAGGAAGCGGATGTGGAAGCAGTTATGGGAGCATATAACCGTACAAACGGAGAACCATGCTGCGGAAGCCCGGCACTGCAGAAAAAGCTCAGGGGAGACTGGAAGTTCCAGGGACATTTTGTATCAGACTGCTGGGCGATCAGAGATTTCCATGAACATCATATGGTGACAAATACTGCTTATGAATCGGCAGCTCTTGCTATCAATAATGGATGCGATCTGAACTGTGGAAATACCTATCTTCATATTATGAAAGCATATGAAAAGGGGCTTGTCACAGAGGAAAGGATTACAGAATCAGCAGTAAGACTTTTTACTACCAGATATCTTCTTGGGCTATTTGATGGCAGTGAATATGATAATATTTCCTATAGGGAAGTAGAATCAGCAGAACATCTGGCAGCAGCAGAGAAAGCAGCAGCGAAGAGTTTTGTACTTTTGAAGAACAATGGAATTCTTCCATTAAAAAAAGAGGATATCAAAACAATCGGAATTGTGGGACCTAATGCAGACAGCAGAAAGGCTTTGATTGGAAATTATCATGGAACTGCATCCAGATATATTACAATCCAGGAGGGAATCCAGGATTATGTAGGTGAGGATGTGAGAATTCTTAGTTCTGTAGGAAGCGAGTTGTTTAGAGACAGAACAGAACCTCTGGCATTCAGCAGAGATCGTCTTGCGGAAGCTAAGATCGTTGCAGAAAACAGTGATGTGGTGATTCTTTGTGTAGGTCTGGATGAGACACTGGAGGGTGAAGAAGGAGATACCGGAAACAGCTATGCATCCGGAGATAAAGAGAGCCTGAAGCTTCCTCAGTCCCAGATTGATTTAATGGAAGCAATGGCTGGTTCCGGAAAACCGGTGGTTCTCTGTCTGATGGCAGGAAGTGATATTGATATGAGCTATGCAGCAGAGAAATTTGATGCAGTTATGGTTCTGTGGTATCCGGGAAGTCAGGGCGGAAAAGCGGCAGCAAAAATTCTGTTTGGGGAAAACTCCCCATCTGGCAAACTTCCGGTTACCTTTTACGAGAGCCTTGAAGAACTTCCGGAATTTACAGATTATTCCATGAAAGGCAGAACCTATCGTTATATGGAAGGAAAAGCACAGTTCCCCTTTGGATATGGACTTACCTACAGTAATGTAAAAGTAGAAAATGCAGAGGTAAGACAGTGCGGACGGCAGATAACAGTAGAGGCCGAAGTATATAATAAGGGTAATGCAGATACTGAGGAAGTTGTCCAGATTTATGTAAAAAATCTTGACAGTAAAAATGCAATTCCAAATCCTGCACTGGGAGGATTCCAGAGAATTTTTATAAAAGCAGGAGAACGCAGAAAAGTTATGGTTCCTGTCTGGGAAAAGGCATTTACAGTGGTAGATGAAAATGGAGAACGCGTAGAGGATGGCAGGAAATATGAGATTTTTGCAGGCTGCAGCCAGCCGGATGAAAGAAGTATAGAGCTTACCGGAACAGAACCTGTAAAGGTAATCTGGGAGAAAGAAGACTGAGCTTATGAAATTTGAATTGTTTTATCCGCAGTGGAAAGACCGGGCAGTTACATTCAGCTATGATGATGGCCAGATTTTTGATAGAAGACTGGTTGATATTTTTAATAAATATAATCTGAAAGCAACATTTCATCTGAACTCAGGGACTTTGGATACAGAAGGATTTATAAAAACACAAGAACTGAAAAGCTTATATCAGGGACATGAAATTGCCTGTCATGGTGTTGCACATGAGTATCCCACACATCTTTCGCAGGAAAGACTGGTTCAGGAATTTTATCAGGACAGATGCAGTCTGGAGAGAGAAACGGGAAGGATTATCAGGGGATGTTCTTATGCATTTGGAGAATATGATGAAAATGTCATCAGCACTCTCAAAAGCCTGGGATTTGTATACAGCAGGACAGTGGAGTCTACAGGCGGTTTTCGCATTCCGAAAGACTTTATGAGATGGACACCATCCTGTCATCATAATGATGCATTTAAAGATATGGCAGAATGTTTTCTGGATACTCCGGAATATCAGAAGATCCCGCTCTTATATGTATGGGGACATAGCTTTGAATTTGACCGTGAACAGACATGGGAGAAAATGGAAGAATTCTGCAAAAAGATTTCCGGACACGAAAACGTGTGGTATACCACAAATATAGATTATGTGAATTATATGACAGCGGCAAGAAATCTTAT carries:
- a CDS encoding sensor histidine kinase, translating into MKQHHLSSRFLTFYICIGIFGFFLITLGGSYMVEKYFESAQSTTLYEDVCSIASSDLLKEQLSDPEGSHILEEISGFTELHDSVLWITDTQGQLVFSSSLGVEPGDSILPENFTASAWSPSHYQIGRFYDHFSCDHLSVLTPVTSDQGVLGYVTMHYDMHDLYNHRSSILFIMQVIFLICYAATSFLLWVYSHYIRRPLTKIIKGASEYASGNLEYMIEVNSDDELGYLAKTLNYMADKLNQNGEYQRKFIANVSHDFRSPLTSIKGYVTAMLDGTIPVEMQERYLKIIAFESERLEKLTRSLLTLNELDIKKRMMHLHRFNINDTITQTAATFEGICSSRQIRLELLLSGHELYVRADMEQIQQVLYNLLDNAIKFSEDNSSIQIETSVKNDKAFVSVKDHGTGIPKDSLPKIWDRFYKIDASRGKDRKGTGLGLAIVKEIINAHNQHIDVVSTEGVGTEFIFTLEKCK
- a CDS encoding endonuclease MutS2; this translates as MNQKAYKALEYYKIINMLTDKASSSMGKEICKKTEPSTDIDEIRHMQTQTKDALTRLFQKGNISFGSVKDVRGSLKRLEIGSSLGIGELLAICSLLENTNRVKAYSRSERGDSLVDSLDGMFEALEPLTPLTTEIRRCILSEDEISDDASSNLRQIRRNMKIAGDRIHTQLSSLVNGSARNYLQDSVITMRNGRYCIPVKAEYKGQVPGMVHDQSSTGSTLFIEPMAIVKLNNDIRELELEEQKEIEVILSNLSQMTAEQTDSIRADLDIMVQLDVIFARASLAMDMNATEPIFNDEGRIRLKQARHPLIDKKKAVPIDIRLGDDFDLLVVTGPNTGGKTVSLKTVGLLTLMGQSGLHIPTLDRSELALFEEVYADIGDEQSIEQSLSTFSSHMTNVVSFLRKANRHSLVLFDELGAGTDPTEGAALAIAILSHLHEQGIRTMATTHYSELKVYALSTPGVENACCEFDVETLRPTYRLLIGVPGKSNAFAISSKLGLPDYIINKAKEQISEQDESFEDVLSSLESSRVTIENERREIEQYKKEVASLKSEMESKQEKLNEQRDRIIRQANEEAHAVLREAKEYADKTMKMFHKFQKDHVDLAAVEKERQDLRKRMNKAEKGMTQKTAAQKPKKELTAKDLSLGDAVKVLSMNLKGTVSSRPDNKGYLFVQMGIIRSKVHISDLELIDEAEITTPTMQRTGAGKIRMSKSAHVSTEINLLGKTVDEAVAELDKYLDDAYIAHLKSVRIVHGKGTGALRKGVHNYLKRQKHVASFRLGEFGEGDAGVTIVEFKK
- a CDS encoding response regulator transcription factor, which produces MVSKQKILIVDDDNNIAELIALYLTKECFETKIVNDGEEALKEFVRFHPDLIILDLMLPGIDGYQVCREIRHTSDVPIIMLSAKGETFDKVLGLELGADDYMIKPFDSKELVARVRAVLRRFQVKQPTVSSNEKCVSYPDLTINLTNYAVTYMDRQVDMPPKELELLYFLASSPNQVFTREQLLDHIWGYEYIGDTRTVDVHIKRLREKIKDNPSWSIATVWGIGYKFEVKNP
- a CDS encoding serine hydrolase domain-containing protein — its product is MDLKEKISRVMKQSISDSEVMGVNLLVEKDGRELIYCEEGLADREAHKPIRRDTIFRLYSQTKPITAACAMILMERGLLDPGTPVSEYLPAYSDMKVEKNGEICAAEIPVRIHDLLRMTSGLVYPDECTEPGKATDRVYKEACDRLHTDHPMTTRELADRLAKCPLAFEPGSGWRYGTSADVLGAVIEVISGKKLSEFMQEEIFEPLGMSDTAFWLPKEKQSRLAKAYETVCDENGNRSMKLYTGDNLAVRNDMAEPPAYEAGGAGLTSTLDDYMKFARMLRQNGTWGDRQILKPETVHYMRNGQLLPKQQQDMDKWLGLEGYSYGNLMRVCRNPSQAVMLTREGEYGWDGWLGMYFANFPKEDMTILMGMQKKDAGTFPLTRKLRNVVISEYLR
- a CDS encoding helix-turn-helix transcriptional regulator — encoded protein: MIHNLQGIHETVDYKADTQICLYYNEEAENYPPHWHPSFEVIMPVINDYRVVCGHNDYHIKEGEILVICPCMLHELFAPATGERIIFQPGLSHIKLKELDLITPLLSPAILITKEEYPQIYEHIHSLMLEIKDEYMNFTTYSEISIIAKFLEILVDIGRNHKAFHQQDGDRDIHHQKEYMEKFLFITDYISNHFSENLTLEEVASLAGFSKYHFARLFKQYTNSSFYKFLNQKRIEYAKSLLLDPELAVTEVAAQSGFSSLSAFLRMFKQLNLCTPTEFRSMYDSQLQKKPASGKK
- a CDS encoding ABC transporter substrate-binding protein, with protein sequence MNKKRLLSVLLSAAMVAGTMAVAVPAYADDTEEITWMFWDDLEATEDLVSKGYKDVIDRFNTEYEGKYHVTPITTNLEEYDGKLNALIAAGQTPDVYICNPGPNMDVYVNAGAAADLTDILENQEKDWYATFTDGIFDRLTYDGKIMAVPTNFAAACVYYNTELFEKAGVEVPTTYDELIDVCKKLQDAGITPISCSAGTAWCLSMIAGYLCDRSGVDLQAIADHTANWTDDNCIAAGEKLKELSQYFQETAAGDSNDQATANFYNGDAAMLVQGSWAMAQINGNNPDFQSKCGVFQFPEIEGANDPNRMIVKTDNLLMSSTTEHQDAAIALMKMFTDEEAQKYTAEIGGKFPIIKDLDIDYDKAPAQLKYVQDIMDKATGTFGFYNESLASVEAGDCFDNAMVDIFLGNQTPEEAFQTVQDFYEENVWK